A window of the Lagenorhynchus albirostris chromosome 1, mLagAlb1.1, whole genome shotgun sequence genome harbors these coding sequences:
- the LOC132532298 gene encoding large ribosomal subunit protein eL21-like, which yields MTNTKGKRRGTRYMFSRPFRKHGIVPLATYMRIYKKGDIVDIKGMGTVQKGMPHKCYHGKTGRVYNVTQHAVGIIVNKGKTLAKRINVRIEHIKHSKSRDSFLKRVKENDQKKKEAKEKGTWVQLKRQPAPPREAHFVRTNGK from the coding sequence ATGACCAAcacaaagggaaagaggaggggcaCCCGCTACATGTTCTCTAGGCCTTTTAGAAAACATGGCATTGTTCCTTTGGCCACATACATGCGAATCTACAAGAAAGGTGATATTGTAGATATCAAGGGAATGGGCACTGTTCAAAAAGGAATGCCCCACAAATGTTACCATGGCAAAACTGGGAGAGTCTACAATGTTACCCAGCATGCTGTTGGCATCATTGTAAACAAGGGCAAGACTCTTGCCAAGAGAATTAATGTGCGTATCGAGCATATTAAGCACTCTAAGAGCCGGGATAGCTTCCTGAAACGGGTGaaggaaaatgatcagaaaaagaaggaagccaaagagaaaggTACTTGGGTTCAACTGAAGCGCCAGCCTGCTCCACCCAGAGAAGCACACTTCGTGAGAACCAATGGAAAGTAG